The segment ATATGGAGAGCGTCACAGGTATTGAAGTAGGTATGTTGGTAGAGGCGTTTGCCGGAGACATGACCATGATTCCCAGCGCCCCCAAACGGAACGTATTCTCCTCTGTTTACCTCACGTTGTATTACGGGCGTCGCCGTTGAACGATCCAACCCTTTTGGCTGTTTTTTGCCTATCCGCTCCTCACTTAGTACCTTTGTACCATGGATCAATTGATTGCGTTGCCGGTTATCCAACCTGCTGAAGCTCAAACTAAACCCCGTAAGCCAGACTGGCTGCGCGTGAAATTGCCGGTAGGCAAAGAATACGCCAAAGTCAGACAACTGGTAGATACCTATAAACTACATACTATCTGCGAAAGCGGAAACTGCCCGAACATGGGAGAGTGCTGGGGTGCCGGTACTGCCACCTTCATGATTCTGGGCAACGTATGTACCCGCTCCTGTTCTTTCTGCGCTGTGGCCACTGGCCGGCCAAACGAGTATGACTTAGATGAGCCTAGGCGCGTAGCTGAAGCCATTCAACTCATGGGCGTGAAGCATGCGGTGATCACCTCGGTGAACCGTGACGAGCTGAAAGACCGTGGCGCCAGTGTATGGCATGAGACTGTTGTGCAGATCAAGAACCTTTCGCCGGAAACCACCATTGAAACGCTTATCCCAGACGTGAAAGCCAACTGGGAAGCTTTGGATGTGATGATTTCAGCCGGGCAGGAAGTGGTGTCGCACAACATGGAAACTGTTAGAAACCTGTACCGCCAGGTTCGCCCACAGGCCAAGTATGACCGCAGCTTAGAGCAGATTAAGCGTACAAAGGAGTATGGCAAACGCACCAAGAGTGGCATCATGTTAGGCTTGGGCGAAACCAAGGAGCAGGTGTACGAAGCCATGGATGACCTAGCCGCCAACGGTTTAGATATCCTCACCTTAGGTCAGTACCTGCAGCCTACCAAAATGCACATTGAGGTGGCCGAGTTCATCCACCCAGACTTGTTCGCTCATTACCGTGAAGAAGGCCTGAACCGTGGATTGAAGTATGTAGAATCTGGTCCGCTGGTGCGTTCTTCTTACCACGCAGAACGTCACGTGCACGTGTAGTTTCCAAGCTAATTTTCGTAAAACAGCAAAAAAGCCCCGCTAGCCAGCGGGGCTTTTTTTATGGTCATATTTGTACTATTTGTAGTAAAATTATTCGGGTAGTAAGAGGTTGAGGAGAGGTAAATTTGATTTACAAATTGAATAAAAATAATATAATCGTATTTAAACCAGTGGGTGCGGTTTTCCCGCATTAGGGGTGAAATAAAAACTTCTGCTCCTTTATTTATCTCTACCTTGCAGCGAAATCTACTCATATGCGCTGTAAAAAAGCATTTTCTTAACCTAAAATTCTTGAAAAGACTCAAGCAGTCAGGCGTGCTATCAGAACAAGTGTTTCTGCTTTACCTGCCCATCTTGCATCTTTCTAACAAGTCAAAACTTTTACTCGGTAGCAAAGTACATGCAGGTGCTTTATTCCTATATAGGAATATCTGAGATTATTTTATTATCCCTATTTCCTTTACCACTTCATATGAAGAAACTTTTACTTGTATTGGCAGCATTGTTTGCTGTTTTTTCCTCTTCTAATGCTCAAACCTTAACGCCTCCCTTTTTGGGAGCGGCGCGCGAGTACGCGGTGTTAGGCAGTAGTACCGTTACTAACACCGGGAGCAGCATTGTGTATGGTGATCTGGGTACCTCGCCCGGTGTTGCGGTGGTTGGTTTTCCCACAGGCAAGGTGCTCGGCGATATCGAACGGAACACGGCTGCGGCGGCTACCGCTAAAAACGATGTTGTGCGGGTGTACAACGAGCTGGAACAATTCACTTCTACCCGCAATTTAACCGGGCAAACGCTAGGAGAGGGTTTTGCCCCTGGAACTGCGGCCATAAACGGAACCACTTTAACTAGGGGTATTTACAAATTTGATGGGAATGCACGCATTAGTGGTCGCCTGAAGTTTGACGGCCAGGGAAACCCCAACTCAGTGTTCATCATCCAGGTGAACGGTGACCTGGTTATTGATCCGGGTTCCGCCATCAATGTTTTCAATGCCAACCCCAACAATATCTTCTTTCGGGTAACCGGGAATGTGACCATCGGGACCGGAGGGATGTTGGCAACGCCTTCAACTTTAAACGGAAACTTTGTAGTGCAGAATGACGCCATCTTAAGCCTTGGCTCCACCTTGGTGGGGCGGGTACTTTCCACAAGCGGAGCCGTTACACTCAATAACAATAATATTTCTTTGCCTGAGCCTCTGACCACCGGCGGCGGTAATGATGGGGATGGAGGAACTGGTGGCGGCGGAACAACACCGGGAAGCGCTAACCTAAGTATCACCAAGTCGGTGAACAACACCACGGTTACTCTTGGAGAAAATGTGATGTATACTGTCAGAGTCACAAACTCCGGCTCAGTAGACGCTACCAATGTAACTGTGAGCGACAGACTGCCTGAGGGCTTGGCCTTGGTGCCACCAGCTGAAGCAGACAAAGGAGCCTACAACGCTAACACCGGAATCTGGACCATCGGCACCTTGCCGGCAAATCAAACGGCTACATTACGCATCACGGCAAAAACTTTAGCTCTCGGGGAAGTCACCAACATTGCCGTCATCGAGAACAACGGCGGAACTGATGAAGCAACCATCTGCGTGCGTCCGGCCAGACCTAATGTAGTAGGACCAAAGGAAGTATGCGTGGGTGGAACTACCACCTTTACCGTTAGCAATGTTTCTGTTGGCGTGACAAGCCTCGCCATTGTGGCACCAGCTAACAGCGGGCTCACCATTGAGTCACAGTCGTTGACTTCCTTCACTGTAAGAGCAAGTGCTAGCACCTTGCCAGGCACCTATCCTATCTCGGTGATAGCGGTAACCTCGGGGAACTGTCAGAACAGCCTTGCTTTCCCAATTGAATTGGTGGTGAGAACAGCTCCTGTTACTCCGGTCATTACTGGTCCTGCAACTGCTTTGTGCGCTGGAACTACCTACCAATACAGCATCAGTCAACCAGAAGCGGGAGTAACCTATACCTGGAGCGTATCTGGCACAGGCTGGGAAGTAATTGGTGCCGCCACTGGTGCGCAGGTGCAAGTGAAAGCAGGTACTGGCTCAGGAAGAGTAACGGTTGTAGCTTCTAACACTTGTGGTACGGCTACTGCCTCTACTGCAGATGTGACACCGGGAACCCCGGCCGCTACGCCAGTGATCATGGACAATAGCGGCCCGTGTACTGGTTTAACCTACGCCATCTCAAATCCGGTAGCGGGTGTGACGTACACCTGGACAGCACCGGCTGGCTTCACGTTTGCCGATAACAGCACAACCGCTACTGGTACTACCGTGACGCTAAAGGCGACTACTGCAT is part of the Rufibacter tibetensis genome and harbors:
- the lipA gene encoding lipoyl synthase, whose protein sequence is MIALPVIQPAEAQTKPRKPDWLRVKLPVGKEYAKVRQLVDTYKLHTICESGNCPNMGECWGAGTATFMILGNVCTRSCSFCAVATGRPNEYDLDEPRRVAEAIQLMGVKHAVITSVNRDELKDRGASVWHETVVQIKNLSPETTIETLIPDVKANWEALDVMISAGQEVVSHNMETVRNLYRQVRPQAKYDRSLEQIKRTKEYGKRTKSGIMLGLGETKEQVYEAMDDLAANGLDILTLGQYLQPTKMHIEVAEFIHPDLFAHYREEGLNRGLKYVESGPLVRSSYHAERHVHV
- a CDS encoding ice-binding family protein — its product is MKKLLLVLAALFAVFSSSNAQTLTPPFLGAAREYAVLGSSTVTNTGSSIVYGDLGTSPGVAVVGFPTGKVLGDIERNTAAAATAKNDVVRVYNELEQFTSTRNLTGQTLGEGFAPGTAAINGTTLTRGIYKFDGNARISGRLKFDGQGNPNSVFIIQVNGDLVIDPGSAINVFNANPNNIFFRVTGNVTIGTGGMLATPSTLNGNFVVQNDAILSLGSTLVGRVLSTSGAVTLNNNNISLPEPLTTGGGNDGDGGTGGGGTTPGSANLSITKSVNNTTVTLGENVMYTVRVTNSGSVDATNVTVSDRLPEGLALVPPAEADKGAYNANTGIWTIGTLPANQTATLRITAKTLALGEVTNIAVIENNGGTDEATICVRPARPNVVGPKEVCVGGTTTFTVSNVSVGVTSLAIVAPANSGLTIESQSLTSFTVRASASTLPGTYPISVIAVTSGNCQNSLAFPIELVVRTAPVTPVITGPATALCAGTTYQYSISQPEAGVTYTWSVSGTGWEVIGAATGAQVQVKAGTGSGRVTVVASNTCGTATASTADVTPGTPAATPVIMDNSGPCTGLTYAISNPVAGVTYTWTAPAGFTFADNSTTATGTTVTLKATTAYAVGTLKVTASTAGSACASDEATVEVRAADAGSEIVVPTVFSPNGDGINDSFVIRNLLNFPDNDIVIYNRWGNEIYKTKNYKNDWRATGLEEATYFYVLNVRGCDGKNQVFRGPVQVVR